One Methylosarcina fibrata AML-C10 DNA segment encodes these proteins:
- the rlmH gene encoding 23S rRNA (pseudouridine(1915)-N(3))-methyltransferase RlmH — MQIHLISIGNRMPLWVQQGYQDYAKRMPRECELLLKEIAPGSRGKNSDIARIVRDEGERMLQAVPSGAHPVALDLAGKTWSTAELAEALKRWLESGQHIALLVGGPDGLSEAARRSARESWSLSRLTFPHPLVRIIVAEQIYRAWSLLHHHPYHR, encoded by the coding sequence ATGCAAATTCATTTGATCTCAATAGGAAACCGTATGCCCCTCTGGGTACAACAGGGTTATCAGGATTACGCCAAGCGCATGCCCCGCGAATGCGAACTGCTCCTCAAGGAAATCGCACCGGGCAGCCGCGGCAAGAACAGCGACATCGCCCGAATCGTCCGGGACGAAGGCGAAAGAATGCTGCAGGCCGTTCCGTCGGGAGCCCATCCGGTAGCGCTGGATCTGGCAGGAAAAACCTGGTCGACGGCCGAATTGGCGGAAGCGTTGAAACGCTGGCTGGAAAGCGGGCAACACATAGCGCTTCTGGTCGGAGGCCCTGACGGCCTGTCGGAGGCCGCAAGACGCAGCGCCCGCGAATCCTGGAGCCTGTCCCGGCTGACTTTTCCTCATCCTCTGGTGCGAATTATCGTGGCCGAACAGATCTACCGGGCATGGAGTCTTCTGCACCATCATCCGTATCACCGCTAA
- the rng gene encoding ribonuclease G: MSEEILINVTPPETRVAVIENGILQELIIERTRQRGLVGNIYKGEVCRVLPGMQAAFVDIGLPRAAFLHLSDLCSKDLEKKGSENIEHYLYEGQHIVVQVVKDPIGSKGARLSTEISIPSRYQVYMPYANNSGVSHRIECEEERVRLKACLDAFREEFKCGGFIARTAAECVDESVLIADMTFLLKLWGSISAKIASAKAKQFIHKDLPLSIRTLRDLYKEGIDRVRVDSTETYHRLVEFAEVFVPEIVPVIEHYTGECPVFDIYNVENEIQKALDRKVKLKSGGHLVFDQTEAMTTVDVNTGGYVSGRNLEETIFKTNLEAAQAIARQLRLRNLGGIIIIDFIDMQSEDHKKQVLQALERNLEKDHAKTKITEVSVLGLVEMTRKRTRESLEHILCEPCSACGGRGVLKTAETMCLEIFREIIREVRQYKVKQLLVLASNEVVEMLLDEEADMLAELEAFLGVQIKFRAEAEYNQEQYDVVLL, from the coding sequence ATGAGTGAAGAAATTTTAATCAATGTGACGCCGCCCGAAACCCGGGTGGCCGTCATCGAGAACGGGATCCTGCAGGAACTGATCATCGAACGCACCCGGCAGCGGGGGCTGGTCGGCAACATCTATAAAGGCGAAGTGTGCCGGGTGCTGCCGGGGATGCAGGCGGCCTTCGTCGACATCGGCCTGCCCCGGGCGGCCTTTCTGCATTTGTCCGACTTGTGCAGCAAGGATCTGGAAAAAAAAGGCTCGGAGAACATCGAGCATTATTTGTACGAAGGCCAGCACATCGTCGTGCAGGTGGTCAAGGATCCGATCGGCAGCAAGGGCGCCCGCCTGAGCACCGAAATCTCGATTCCTTCCCGCTATCAGGTGTACATGCCTTACGCGAACAATTCCGGGGTTTCGCATAGGATCGAATGCGAAGAAGAGCGGGTGCGCCTGAAAGCCTGCCTCGACGCTTTCCGGGAAGAGTTCAAGTGCGGCGGTTTCATCGCGCGCACCGCCGCCGAATGCGTCGACGAATCGGTGCTGATCGCCGACATGACCTTCCTGCTCAAGCTGTGGGGTTCCATTTCGGCCAAGATTGCCAGCGCCAAAGCCAAGCAATTCATTCACAAGGATCTGCCGCTCAGCATTCGCACGCTGCGGGATTTGTACAAAGAAGGCATCGATCGGGTCCGGGTCGACTCGACCGAGACTTACCATCGCCTGGTGGAGTTCGCCGAGGTGTTCGTGCCCGAGATCGTGCCGGTCATCGAACATTACACCGGCGAATGTCCGGTGTTCGACATCTATAATGTCGAGAATGAAATCCAGAAAGCACTGGACCGCAAGGTCAAATTGAAGTCGGGCGGCCATTTGGTGTTCGACCAGACCGAAGCGATGACCACCGTGGACGTCAATACCGGCGGCTACGTCAGCGGCCGCAATCTGGAAGAAACCATATTCAAGACCAATCTGGAAGCGGCCCAGGCGATCGCCCGGCAACTCCGGCTCCGAAATCTCGGCGGCATCATCATCATCGATTTCATCGACATGCAGAGCGAGGACCATAAAAAACAGGTACTCCAGGCTCTGGAGCGCAATCTCGAAAAAGATCACGCGAAGACCAAGATTACCGAGGTGTCGGTGCTGGGCTTGGTCGAAATGACCCGTAAAAGAACCCGCGAAAGCCTCGAACATATTCTTTGCGAGCCGTGCAGCGCCTGCGGCGGCCGCGGCGTTCTGAAAACCGCCGAAACCATGTGCCTGGAAATATTTCGGGAAATCATCCGGGAGGTCCGGCAATACAAGGTCAAGCAATTGCTGGTGCTCGCTTCCAACGAAGTGGTGGAAATGCTGCTCGATGAAGAAGCCGACATGCTGGCCGAGCTGGAAGCATTTCTGGGCGTCCAGATCAAGTTCAGGGCCGAGGCGGAATACAATCAGGAACAATACGACGTGGTGCTTTTGTAA
- a CDS encoding Maf family protein, which produces MAPRIILASASPRRRELLDQIGVRYKVLPVDIDESPFPGELPEAYVRRIAAEKSAACLARCGKPDLPVLAADTAVVLGNRIMGKPRDREDALAMLRKLSGKTHRVYSAVSIRGRRHAQALNITEVTFRDMTEQEILAYWQSGEPLDKAGGYAIQGLGSVFVKSIRGSFSGVMGLPLFETAELLSQQGIEIF; this is translated from the coding sequence ATGGCGCCCAGAATCATTCTGGCTTCCGCTTCTCCGCGTCGGCGGGAACTGTTGGACCAGATCGGAGTCCGTTATAAGGTTTTGCCGGTCGACATCGACGAATCGCCTTTTCCCGGCGAGTTGCCGGAGGCGTATGTCCGCCGAATCGCGGCCGAAAAGTCGGCCGCCTGCCTCGCGCGTTGTGGAAAGCCGGATTTGCCGGTCCTCGCGGCGGATACCGCAGTGGTTTTGGGCAACCGGATCATGGGCAAGCCCAGAGACCGGGAGGACGCGCTCGCCATGTTGCGCAAATTGTCGGGCAAAACCCACCGGGTCTACAGTGCGGTGTCGATCCGGGGGCGCCGGCACGCGCAAGCGCTCAACATCACCGAGGTGACGTTCAGAGATATGACCGAGCAGGAAATACTGGCCTACTGGCAGAGCGGCGAGCCACTGGACAAAGCCGGCGGCTATGCAATTCAGGGGCTGGGCAGCGTCTTCGTGAAATCCATCCGGGGCAGTTTCTCCGGGGTCATGGGCTTGCCTTTATTCGAGACGGCCGAACTGTTATCTCAACAAGGGATAGAAATTTTTTGA